In Herbaspirillum seropedicae, a single window of DNA contains:
- a CDS encoding enoyl-CoA hydratase-related protein has protein sequence MSSAAHLDITPRGLATITLNRPEIHNAFDDQLIAHLIDLLTQARDDTRTCLLLLASTGKSFSAGADLAWMRRMADASREDNLRDARKLALLMETLNSFPTPTLAKVQGAVMGGGVGLVSCCDIVVASDAAFFALSEVKLGLAPAAISPYVIAKMGVSQARRYFVSAERFPAARAAAMGLVHEVAPPDELDARTAQLIDTLLANGPQAMRAAKQLVQVANPLQVTPELSEYTAGVIADLRASAEGREGLRAFLDKDAPAWTRQQPTSGAA, from the coding sequence ATGAGCAGCGCAGCCCACCTCGACATCACCCCCCGTGGCCTGGCCACGATCACCCTGAACCGCCCCGAGATCCACAACGCCTTCGACGACCAACTGATCGCCCACTTGATCGACTTGCTCACCCAGGCGCGCGACGATACCCGGACTTGCCTCCTGCTGCTGGCCTCGACCGGCAAATCCTTCTCCGCCGGCGCCGACCTGGCCTGGATGCGCCGCATGGCCGATGCCTCGCGTGAAGACAACCTGCGCGACGCCCGCAAGCTGGCGCTGCTGATGGAAACGCTCAACAGCTTCCCGACCCCCACCTTGGCCAAGGTGCAAGGCGCTGTGATGGGCGGCGGCGTGGGCCTGGTGTCCTGCTGCGATATCGTGGTGGCGTCTGATGCGGCTTTCTTCGCGCTCTCCGAAGTCAAGCTGGGCCTGGCGCCCGCAGCCATCAGCCCGTATGTGATCGCCAAGATGGGTGTGTCGCAGGCGCGCCGCTACTTCGTCTCGGCAGAACGCTTCCCGGCCGCGCGCGCGGCTGCCATGGGCCTGGTGCATGAAGTGGCGCCCCCCGATGAGCTCGATGCCAGGACGGCGCAACTGATCGATACCTTGCTGGCCAATGGCCCGCAGGCCATGCGCGCGGCCAAGCAATTGGTACAGGTGGCCAATCCCTTGCAGGTCACGCCTGAATTGTCCGAATACACGGCCGGCGTCATCGCCGACCTGCGCGCCTCTGCCGAAGGACGTGAAGGCCTGCGCGCCTTCCTGGACAAGGATGCGCCGGCCTGGACGCGCCAGCAGCCGACGTCGGGGGCGGCATGA
- the gltX gene encoding glutamate--tRNA ligase — protein sequence MTATQVRTRFAPSPTGYLHLGGARTALFSWAYARRFGGTFVLRIEDTDVERSTPEAVQAIIEGMQWLGLEHDEGPFYQMKRMDRYREVIAQMLEQGTAYYCYCTPEEVEAMRERQRAAGEKPRYDGTWRPEPGKTLPAIPEGRKPVVRFKNPQDGEVSWNDVVKGPITISNRELDDLVIARPDGTPTYNFCVVVDDWDMKITHVIRGDDHVNNTPRQINILKALGGTLPEYGHVPMILGADGEKLSKRHGAVSVMDYPAQGYLPEAMLNYLARLGWSHGDDEIFSMQQFCAWFDLDHLTKAPAQFNPEKLNWLNNHYIKLADNARLAGLVRPLLEAQGAVFEGAPDLAAVIALLKDRANTVNEIAAAALMFYRQPAPDAALVAQHITEAIKPALADFAQRVATVEWTKEAIAPMIKEVLAAHGIKMPQLAMPLRLIVAGQLQTPAIDAVLQLFGREAVQARLSGYL from the coding sequence ATGACTGCCACTCAAGTTCGCACCCGTTTCGCTCCCAGTCCCACCGGCTACCTGCACCTGGGCGGCGCCCGCACGGCGCTGTTCTCCTGGGCCTACGCCCGCCGCTTCGGCGGCACCTTCGTGTTGCGCATCGAAGATACCGACGTCGAGCGTTCCACCCCGGAAGCGGTGCAGGCCATCATCGAGGGCATGCAGTGGCTGGGGCTGGAGCATGACGAAGGTCCGTTCTACCAGATGAAGCGCATGGATCGCTATCGCGAGGTGATCGCACAGATGCTGGAGCAGGGCACGGCCTACTACTGCTATTGCACCCCGGAAGAAGTGGAAGCCATGCGCGAGCGCCAGCGTGCGGCCGGCGAGAAGCCGCGCTACGACGGCACCTGGCGTCCGGAACCGGGCAAGACCCTGCCGGCCATTCCGGAAGGTCGCAAGCCGGTGGTGCGTTTCAAGAATCCACAGGATGGCGAGGTGAGCTGGAACGATGTGGTCAAGGGCCCCATCACGATTTCCAACCGCGAGCTGGACGACCTGGTGATTGCCCGTCCGGACGGCACCCCCACCTACAACTTCTGCGTGGTGGTGGACGACTGGGACATGAAGATCACCCACGTCATCCGTGGCGACGACCATGTGAACAATACGCCGCGCCAGATCAACATCCTCAAGGCTCTGGGTGGCACGCTGCCCGAGTATGGCCATGTGCCGATGATCCTGGGCGCCGATGGCGAGAAGCTGTCCAAGCGCCATGGCGCCGTCAGCGTGATGGATTACCCGGCCCAGGGCTACCTGCCCGAAGCCATGCTGAACTACCTGGCGCGCCTGGGCTGGAGCCATGGCGACGACGAGATCTTCTCGATGCAGCAGTTCTGCGCATGGTTCGACCTGGACCACCTGACCAAGGCCCCGGCGCAATTCAACCCGGAAAAGCTGAACTGGCTCAACAACCACTACATCAAGCTGGCCGACAATGCCCGCCTGGCTGGCCTGGTGCGTCCCCTGCTGGAAGCGCAGGGTGCGGTTTTCGAAGGAGCGCCTGATCTGGCGGCCGTGATTGCGCTGCTGAAGGACCGCGCCAACACCGTCAACGAGATTGCCGCGGCGGCCCTGATGTTCTACCGTCAGCCCGCCCCGGATGCAGCGCTGGTGGCGCAGCACATCACTGAGGCCATCAAGCCGGCGCTGGCCGACTTCGCCCAGCGCGTGGCGACCGTGGAATGGACCAAGGAAGCCATCGCCCCGATGATCAAGGAAGTGCTGGCCGCGCACGGCATCAAGATGCCGCAGCTGGCCATGCCCTTGCGCCTGATCGTGGCGGGCCAATTACAGACCCCGGCGATTGACGCCGTGCTGCAATTGTTCGGCCGTGAGGCTGTACAGGCACGTTTGTCTGGCTATCTTTAA
- a CDS encoding RNA polymerase sigma factor, giving the protein MQPISLSSPMSDQDREITATVMRERSRLGGFIRRRVADAGEAEDILQEVFYEFVQAYRLPEPIEQVSAWLFRVARNRIIDRFRKKKEEPLPEAHDIEQVDGADDAWRLDLALPASADGPEAAYARAALIDALQEALGELPEAQREVFIAHELDGLSFKEMAAASGTSLNTLLARKRYAVLHLRERLQAVYDELEM; this is encoded by the coding sequence ATGCAGCCCATTTCCCTTTCCTCCCCGATGAGCGACCAGGACCGCGAGATCACCGCTACCGTCATGCGCGAGCGCAGCCGGCTGGGCGGCTTCATCCGGCGCCGGGTGGCCGACGCCGGCGAGGCCGAAGACATCCTGCAGGAAGTGTTCTACGAGTTCGTCCAGGCCTATCGCCTGCCCGAGCCGATCGAACAGGTCAGCGCCTGGCTGTTCCGGGTGGCGCGCAACCGCATCATCGACCGCTTCCGCAAGAAGAAGGAAGAGCCCTTGCCCGAAGCCCACGACATTGAACAGGTCGATGGCGCAGACGACGCCTGGCGGCTCGACCTGGCGCTGCCCGCCAGCGCTGACGGCCCCGAAGCGGCCTATGCCCGCGCCGCCCTGATCGACGCCTTGCAAGAGGCGCTGGGCGAATTGCCCGAGGCGCAACGCGAGGTCTTCATCGCGCATGAACTCGACGGGCTCAGTTTCAAGGAAATGGCGGCTGCCAGCGGCACCAGCTTGAATACCCTGCTGGCGCGCAAGCGCTATGCAGTGCTGCACCTGCGCGAGCGGCTGCAGGCGGTTTATGACGAATTGGAGATGTAA
- a CDS encoding FAD-dependent oxidoreductase: protein MTPLHVAIAGAGPAGLAMALYLKRAGHRVSLLERFLQAAPVGSGLILQPTGLTVLQDLGLFSRIAALGQRIDRLYGADALSGKTVLDVRYDAIAGGRYGIAVHRAALFGVLLEAAQQEGIEVETGQDIGNLEHTGAQACLTAADGRRIGGFDLVIDASGARSPLRRHALHSCEPRPLPYGAFWVSLRAQPGLSFGHNSLVQRYRRASTMIGVLPIGRPTPQDEPMVAFFWSTRPDRVESLKQAGLSAWKDGVHALWPECAPYLAQIDGFEQMTLARYGHHTLPLPYGERLAIIGDAAHSTSPQLGQGANMALLDARALSHALQQSETLEQALPRYAASRRRHVRTFQAMSAMFTPFYQSDSVWLPWVRDQLAARLSVVPPAPQLLARMVAGTLVDPFTSIGLREHDWHAAPQPSALG from the coding sequence ATGACACCCTTGCACGTCGCCATTGCCGGCGCCGGTCCAGCCGGGCTGGCCATGGCCCTCTATCTCAAGCGCGCCGGACATCGGGTCAGCTTGCTGGAGCGCTTCCTGCAGGCCGCACCGGTCGGTTCCGGGCTGATCCTGCAGCCAACCGGGCTGACCGTGCTGCAAGACCTGGGATTGTTCTCCCGCATCGCCGCGCTGGGCCAACGCATCGACCGCCTCTACGGCGCTGACGCGCTCTCGGGCAAGACGGTGCTGGACGTGCGTTACGACGCCATTGCCGGTGGCCGCTACGGCATTGCCGTGCATCGGGCCGCCTTGTTCGGCGTGTTGCTGGAGGCGGCGCAGCAGGAGGGTATCGAAGTGGAGACCGGGCAGGATATCGGCAACCTGGAGCACACCGGCGCACAGGCCTGCCTGACGGCCGCCGATGGCCGCCGCATCGGCGGCTTCGACTTGGTCATCGACGCCAGTGGTGCGCGCTCGCCGCTGCGTCGCCATGCGTTGCACAGCTGCGAACCGCGGCCCTTGCCCTATGGCGCTTTCTGGGTCTCGTTGCGGGCCCAGCCGGGCTTGTCCTTCGGCCACAATTCACTGGTGCAGCGCTATCGCCGCGCCAGCACCATGATCGGTGTGCTGCCCATCGGTCGCCCGACGCCGCAGGATGAGCCCATGGTGGCGTTCTTCTGGAGTACGCGGCCGGATCGGGTGGAGTCGCTCAAGCAGGCGGGGCTGTCAGCCTGGAAGGATGGGGTGCATGCCCTCTGGCCGGAGTGCGCGCCTTATCTGGCGCAGATCGATGGCTTCGAGCAGATGACGCTGGCGCGGTATGGCCATCACACCTTGCCGCTGCCTTACGGTGAGCGGCTGGCCATCATCGGCGATGCGGCCCATTCCACCAGCCCGCAGCTGGGGCAGGGCGCCAACATGGCCTTGCTCGATGCACGGGCGTTGAGCCACGCCTTGCAGCAGTCGGAGACGTTGGAGCAGGCCCTGCCGCGCTATGCCGCGTCGCGGCGACGCCATGTGCGGACCTTCCAGGCCATGTCGGCCATGTTCACGCCGTTCTACCAATCCGATTCGGTCTGGCTGCCCTGGGTGCGTGATCAGTTGGCGGCGCGCTTGTCAGTGGTGCCGCCGGCGCCGCAACTGCTGGCCAGGATGGTGGCGGGCACCCTGGTCGATCCCTTCACCTCCATCGGTCTGCGCGAGCATGACTGGCATGCGGCGCCCCAGCCGTCTGCCCTGGGCTGA
- the apbC gene encoding iron-sulfur cluster carrier protein ApbC: protein MSITVEEIKAALLQVIDPNTGKDMIRGKEARNIRVEGPRVLLDVELGYPAASQVAPIRQLVEEALGKLPGVTAVEANVYFKIVAHAVQRGIKLKSNVKNIIAVASGKGGVGKSTTAVNLALALSAEGARVGILDADIYGPSQPMMMGISGQPETKDGKTMEPLENHGLQVSSIGFMIDPDEPMVWRGPIVTQALQQLLDQTNWRDLDYLIVDMPPGTGDVQLTLSQKVPVTGAVIVTTPQDIALLDARKGLRMFEKVGIPILGIVENMSMHVCSNCGHAEPIFGVGGGEKMCADFGVDFLGALPLTMEIRQQTDSGKPTVVADPEGKVAEIYKAIARKVAVKVAEKARDMSSKFPSIVVQND, encoded by the coding sequence ATGAGCATTACCGTGGAAGAGATCAAGGCGGCCCTGTTGCAGGTGATCGACCCCAATACCGGCAAGGACATGATCCGTGGCAAGGAAGCCCGCAATATCCGCGTCGAGGGCCCCCGCGTGCTGCTGGACGTGGAGCTGGGTTATCCGGCGGCCAGCCAGGTCGCACCGATCCGCCAACTGGTCGAAGAGGCGCTGGGCAAGTTGCCGGGCGTGACTGCCGTGGAAGCCAACGTCTACTTCAAGATCGTGGCGCATGCGGTGCAGCGCGGCATCAAGCTCAAGAGCAACGTCAAGAACATCATCGCCGTGGCGTCCGGCAAGGGCGGTGTGGGCAAGTCCACCACCGCCGTGAACCTGGCGCTGGCGCTGTCGGCCGAGGGGGCGCGGGTAGGCATCCTGGATGCCGATATCTATGGTCCCTCGCAGCCCATGATGATGGGCATCTCCGGCCAGCCCGAGACCAAGGATGGCAAGACCATGGAGCCGCTGGAGAATCACGGCCTGCAGGTGTCCTCCATCGGTTTCATGATCGACCCCGACGAACCCATGGTCTGGCGCGGCCCCATCGTCACCCAGGCCTTGCAGCAATTGCTGGACCAGACCAACTGGCGCGACCTGGATTACCTGATCGTCGACATGCCGCCCGGCACCGGCGACGTGCAGCTGACCCTGTCGCAGAAGGTGCCGGTGACCGGTGCGGTCATCGTGACCACCCCGCAGGATATTGCCCTGCTGGATGCGCGCAAGGGCTTGCGCATGTTCGAGAAGGTCGGCATTCCCATCCTGGGCATTGTCGAAAACATGAGTATGCACGTCTGCTCCAACTGCGGCCATGCCGAGCCCATCTTTGGCGTGGGCGGTGGCGAGAAGATGTGCGCCGACTTTGGCGTGGACTTCCTGGGCGCCTTGCCGCTGACCATGGAAATCCGCCAACAGACCGATTCCGGCAAGCCCACCGTGGTGGCCGATCCTGAGGGCAAGGTGGCCGAGATCTACAAGGCCATCGCCCGCAAGGTCGCCGTGAAGGTGGCCGAGAAGGCGCGTGACATGTCTAGCAAGTTCCCCAGCATCGTCGTGCAGAACGACTGA